Proteins encoded within one genomic window of Bradyrhizobium sp. CB1717:
- the paaA gene encoding 1,2-phenylacetyl-CoA epoxidase subunit PaaA produces MYTQALNAAETDDRGLEDAGKAAQFQARVDAEERIEPNDWMPAAYRKTLTRQISQHAHSEIVGMLPEGNWITRAPTLRRKAALLAKVQDECGHGLYLYAAAETLGSSREELVDAMLAGKAKYSSIFNYPTLTWADIGTIGWLVDGAAIMNQIPLCRCSYGPYARAMIRVCKEESFHQRQGYEIMLTLCRGSDEQKAMAQDALNRWWWPVLMMFGPPDATSQHSDASTKWKIKRFSNDELRQKFVDATVPQARYLGLSIPDPGMMQDADGHWRYSEIDWTEFKQVLAGNGPCNRDRIAARRKAHEEGTWVREAAASYAAKRAQRRTAQAAE; encoded by the coding sequence ATGTATACCCAGGCGCTGAACGCGGCCGAGACCGATGATCGCGGTCTGGAGGACGCAGGCAAAGCTGCGCAGTTCCAGGCCCGCGTCGATGCGGAGGAACGCATTGAGCCGAACGACTGGATGCCGGCGGCCTACCGCAAGACGCTCACCCGCCAGATCTCCCAGCACGCGCACTCCGAAATCGTCGGCATGCTGCCCGAGGGCAACTGGATCACGCGCGCGCCGACCTTGCGCCGCAAGGCGGCGCTGCTTGCCAAGGTGCAGGACGAGTGCGGTCACGGACTTTATCTCTACGCCGCGGCCGAGACGCTCGGCTCCTCGCGCGAGGAGCTGGTCGACGCCATGCTCGCGGGGAAAGCAAAGTATTCCTCAATCTTCAACTATCCGACGCTGACCTGGGCCGACATCGGCACGATCGGCTGGCTGGTCGACGGCGCCGCGATCATGAACCAGATCCCGCTGTGCCGCTGCTCCTACGGGCCTTATGCCCGCGCGATGATCCGCGTCTGCAAGGAGGAGTCGTTCCACCAGCGCCAGGGCTACGAGATCATGCTGACGCTGTGCCGCGGCTCGGACGAGCAGAAGGCGATGGCGCAAGATGCGCTGAACCGCTGGTGGTGGCCGGTGCTGATGATGTTCGGCCCGCCGGACGCGACGAGCCAGCACAGCGACGCCTCGACGAAATGGAAGATCAAGCGCTTCTCCAATGACGAGCTGCGCCAGAAGTTCGTCGATGCCACCGTGCCGCAGGCGCGATATCTCGGCCTCAGCATCCCCGATCCCGGCATGATGCAGGACGCCGACGGCCACTGGCGCTACAGCGAGATCGACTGGACCGAGTTCAAGCAGGTGCTCGCCGGCAACGGCCCCTGCAACCGCGACCGCATCGCCGCGCGCCGCAAGGCGCATGAGGAGGGCACCTGGGTGCGCGAGGCGGCAGCTAGCTATGCCGCCAAGCGCGCCCAGCGCCGGACCGCGCAAGCCGCCGAGTAG
- a CDS encoding zinc-binding alcohol dehydrogenase family protein: MSPADAKTVEARCVRLNAKAENAAALAPGVERQTLTRGPNDLLIEVKAAAVNPSDVKAATGLMAYAVFPRTPGRDYAGVVIDGPAGTTGREVFGSSGDLGIRRDGTHATHLVVEADAVVEKPKTVSWEEAAGIGVPFVTAMEGFRRAGVPKSGETVLVFGVNGKVGQAAVQIATWQGVRVIGVVRKAEAYEGHANAPIEVIDASAADVATRVRELTGGKGADIVFNTVGDPYFQAAHKSLALRGRQILIAAIDRIVQFNILEFYRGQHTYVGIDTLGLSSAATGAVLRDLGPGFASGHLKPFPINANAIYPLERAKEAYVAVAGSSRDRVILKP; the protein is encoded by the coding sequence ATGTCGCCAGCCGATGCCAAAACCGTCGAAGCGCGCTGTGTGCGCCTCAACGCCAAAGCTGAAAACGCCGCGGCGCTTGCACCTGGCGTGGAGCGCCAGACGCTCACGCGCGGTCCGAACGATCTCCTGATCGAGGTGAAGGCCGCCGCCGTCAATCCCTCCGACGTCAAGGCCGCGACCGGGCTGATGGCCTATGCCGTGTTCCCCCGGACCCCCGGCCGCGACTACGCCGGCGTGGTGATCGACGGGCCCGCCGGCACAACGGGGCGCGAAGTGTTCGGCTCGTCCGGTGATCTCGGCATCCGACGCGACGGCACCCACGCAACCCATCTCGTCGTCGAGGCCGACGCGGTCGTGGAGAAGCCCAAGACGGTGTCCTGGGAAGAGGCCGCCGGCATCGGCGTGCCCTTCGTCACCGCGATGGAAGGCTTTCGCCGTGCCGGCGTGCCGAAGAGTGGCGAGACCGTCCTGGTGTTCGGCGTCAACGGCAAGGTCGGGCAGGCCGCAGTGCAGATCGCGACCTGGCAGGGGGTGCGCGTCATCGGCGTGGTGCGCAAGGCGGAAGCTTATGAAGGCCACGCCAACGCGCCCATCGAGGTGATCGACGCCTCCGCCGCCGACGTTGCCACGCGCGTGCGCGAATTGACCGGCGGCAAGGGCGCCGACATCGTCTTCAACACGGTCGGCGATCCCTATTTCCAGGCGGCGCACAAGTCGCTCGCCTTGCGCGGCCGCCAGATCCTGATCGCCGCGATTGACCGCATCGTGCAGTTCAACATCCTGGAATTCTACCGGGGCCAGCACACCTATGTCGGCATTGACACGCTCGGCCTGTCGTCTGCCGCGACGGGCGCGGTGCTGCGCGATCTCGGACCCGGCTTTGCGAGCGGCCATCTGAAGCCGTTTCCGATCAACGCGAATGCGATCTATCCGCTGGAGCGCGCCAAGGAGGCGTACGTCGCCGTCGCCGGCTCCTCGCGCGACAGGGTGATCCTGAAGCCGTAA
- the paaD gene encoding 1,2-phenylacetyl-CoA epoxidase subunit PaaD, whose translation MVTVLDRDSELRRRAWDAAASVVDPEIPVLSIADLGVLRDVVLDGGHVEVAITPTYSGCPAMNMIALEIELALERAGFRHPKIRTVLSPAWTTDWMSEEGREKLRAYGIAPPQASGSRRALFGEQAVVCPQCGSDKTELLSEFGSTSCKALWRCQTCREPFDYFKCH comes from the coding sequence ATGGTGACGGTGCTGGACCGCGACAGCGAGCTGCGCCGGCGCGCCTGGGATGCCGCCGCGAGCGTGGTCGATCCGGAAATCCCGGTGTTGAGCATTGCCGATCTCGGCGTGCTGCGTGATGTCGTTCTCGACGGCGGCCATGTCGAAGTCGCGATTACCCCGACCTATTCGGGCTGCCCGGCCATGAACATGATCGCGCTCGAAATCGAGCTCGCGCTGGAGCGCGCCGGTTTTCGTCATCCGAAGATCCGCACCGTGCTGTCACCGGCCTGGACCACGGACTGGATGAGCGAGGAGGGGCGCGAGAAGCTGCGCGCCTACGGCATCGCGCCGCCGCAGGCCTCGGGCTCGCGCCGCGCGCTGTTCGGCGAGCAGGCCGTCGTTTGCCCGCAATGCGGCTCGGACAAGACCGAGCTGCTGTCCGAATTCGGCTCGACGTCCTGCAAAGCGCTGTGGCGCTGCCAGACGTGCCGCGAACCCTTTGATTACTTCAAATGTCATTGA
- a CDS encoding YeeE/YedE family protein → MESTQLVILAGLVIGLVYGAVGLLSGFCLMSSMRGFLADGDGRLGRTYALAIAVAIAASQLLAGSGTVDLGKSIYLQQTFSVPVLFLGGLLFGYGMVLSNGCGSRALVLLGRGNLRSFVVVIVLAIAAQMTLKGLIAPARIALVQASQTTVNANSLPSVLAMFGLTEALSRSLAAATIVVALILFAFAHPAFRRSPGQIVAGIIVGLLVAGGWLVTGYLGADDFNPIPVTSLTFIAPIADALQYAMLSTGLTLNFGIATVAGVFAGSLVTALATGRFKLEGYSSPRHMLRSGAGAALMGIGGVMAFGCSIGQGLTGVSTLALGSFIAVAGILLGTAAGLRGVLRVQPLAVA, encoded by the coding sequence ATGGAATCCACCCAGCTCGTCATCCTTGCCGGCCTCGTCATTGGCCTCGTCTACGGCGCCGTGGGCCTGCTCAGCGGCTTCTGCCTGATGAGCAGCATGCGCGGCTTTCTGGCGGACGGCGATGGGCGGCTGGGGCGGACCTACGCGCTGGCCATTGCGGTCGCGATTGCCGCGAGCCAGCTCCTCGCCGGCAGCGGCACCGTCGATCTCGGCAAGTCGATCTACTTGCAACAGACCTTCTCGGTGCCGGTGCTGTTCCTTGGCGGCCTGCTGTTTGGCTACGGCATGGTGCTGTCGAACGGCTGCGGCTCGCGCGCCCTGGTGCTGCTGGGGCGCGGCAATCTCCGCTCCTTCGTCGTGGTGATTGTGCTGGCGATTGCTGCGCAGATGACGCTCAAGGGCCTGATCGCACCGGCGCGTATCGCGCTGGTCCAGGCCTCGCAAACCACGGTCAACGCGAATTCGCTGCCGTCCGTGCTGGCGATGTTCGGTCTGACGGAAGCACTTTCACGCTCGCTTGCCGCTGCGACGATTGTCGTTGCGCTGATCCTGTTCGCTTTCGCGCATCCGGCGTTCCGCCGCTCGCCCGGCCAGATCGTAGCCGGCATCATCGTGGGCCTCCTCGTCGCCGGCGGCTGGCTGGTCACCGGCTATCTCGGCGCCGACGACTTCAATCCGATTCCCGTGACCTCGCTCACCTTCATCGCGCCGATCGCGGATGCCCTGCAATACGCCATGCTTTCGACCGGCCTGACGCTGAATTTTGGCATCGCGACGGTGGCCGGCGTCTTCGCCGGGAGTCTGGTGACGGCGCTCGCGACCGGCCGCTTCAAGCTCGAAGGCTATTCATCGCCACGCCACATGCTGCGCTCAGGCGCCGGTGCTGCGCTGATGGGGATCGGCGGCGTGATGGCGTTCGGCTGCTCGATCGGGCAGGGGCTCACGGGCGTTTCGACCCTCGCGCTGGGGTCGTTCATCGCGGTCGCGGGCATCCTGCTCGGCACAGCGGCTGGTCTGCGGGGCGTTCTGCGGGTTCAGCCGCTCGCTGTGGCCTGA
- the paaK gene encoding phenylacetate--CoA ligase PaaK → MALTRRKEGASSYSAEMDAHERASRDELMALQTQRLAWSLKHAYDNVAHYRKAFDKAGVHPSDFRELSDLARFPFTVKTDLRDNYPFNMFAVPREKLVRVHASSGTTGKPIVVGYTQRDIDTWSEVMARSIRAAGGRTGMIIHNAYGYGLFTGGLGVHYGAEKLGCTVVPISGGMTERQVQLINDFRPDIITVTPSYMLAILDEFKRQKLDPRQCSLKVGIFGAEPWTNAMRGEIEDAFDMDATDIYGLSEVIGPGVAQECIETKDGLHIWEDHFYPEVIDPQTGAVLPDGEKGELVFTSLTKEAFPVIRYRTRDLTRLLPGTARPGMRRMEKVTGRSDDMIILRGVNLFPTQIEEVLLATDWCGGHFILELTREGRMDELTIIAEARPESWDGRGLVDHADRISAHIKNTIGISSRVQVVAPATLERSLGKAKRLYDKRPKD, encoded by the coding sequence ATGGCTCTGACGAGGCGCAAGGAAGGTGCCAGCAGCTATAGTGCCGAGATGGATGCGCATGAGCGCGCATCGCGCGACGAGCTCATGGCGCTGCAGACGCAGCGGCTGGCCTGGTCGCTGAAGCACGCCTACGACAACGTCGCGCATTACCGCAAGGCGTTCGACAAGGCCGGCGTGCATCCGTCCGATTTTCGCGAGCTCTCCGATCTCGCAAGATTTCCGTTCACGGTGAAGACGGACCTGCGCGACAACTATCCCTTCAACATGTTCGCCGTGCCGCGCGAGAAGCTGGTGCGGGTGCATGCCTCTTCCGGCACGACCGGTAAGCCGATCGTGGTGGGCTACACCCAACGTGACATCGACACCTGGTCCGAGGTGATGGCGCGCTCCATCCGCGCCGCCGGCGGCCGCACCGGCATGATCATCCACAATGCCTACGGCTACGGGCTCTTCACCGGCGGATTGGGGGTGCACTACGGCGCCGAAAAACTCGGCTGCACGGTGGTGCCGATCTCCGGCGGCATGACCGAGCGGCAGGTGCAGCTCATCAACGATTTCCGGCCCGACATCATCACGGTGACGCCGAGCTACATGCTGGCGATTCTCGACGAGTTCAAACGCCAGAAGCTGGATCCGCGCCAGTGTTCGCTCAAGGTTGGCATCTTCGGCGCCGAGCCCTGGACCAATGCGATGCGCGGCGAGATCGAGGACGCCTTCGACATGGATGCGACCGACATCTACGGCCTGTCCGAGGTGATCGGGCCGGGTGTCGCGCAGGAGTGCATCGAGACCAAGGACGGCCTGCACATCTGGGAGGATCATTTCTATCCCGAAGTGATCGATCCTCAGACGGGTGCGGTGCTGCCGGACGGCGAGAAGGGCGAGCTGGTCTTCACTTCGCTCACCAAGGAGGCCTTTCCGGTGATCCGCTATCGCACCCGCGACCTGACGCGGCTGCTGCCGGGCACGGCGCGGCCGGGCATGCGGCGGATGGAGAAGGTCACGGGCCGCTCGGACGACATGATCATCCTGCGCGGCGTCAATCTGTTCCCGACCCAGATCGAGGAGGTGCTGCTCGCCACCGACTGGTGCGGCGGCCATTTCATCCTCGAACTGACCCGCGAAGGCCGGATGGACGAACTGACCATCATTGCCGAGGCTCGGCCCGAGAGCTGGGACGGACGGGGTCTCGTCGACCATGCCGACCGGATCTCGGCTCACATCAAGAACACGATCGGGATCAGCTCGAGGGTGCAGGTGGTCGCGCCGGCCACGCTGGAGCGCTCGCTCGGCAAGGCCAAGCGGCTCTATGACAAGCGGCCCAAGGACTGA
- a CDS encoding DMT family transporter gives MNSLSPRAAIGLFLIVVLAWGVNWSVTKQLVQFLPPLWTSAIRSWIALAGLFVILGLSNNLMIPERRDIPVVLSVALLHMTIFSVLVAAGVRFLPASKAIVLGYTTPLWVAIAAPLLGKDTLTAPRLAGALLGLIGLAVILNPASIDWTNANVVLGAGMVILAAISWAANIIYIRAHRWIASPLQLLIWQVLVATIVLTASAVVTDGLPHAEWSWRLVLLFLYSGLIGTALAYWAMSMVNKSISALTTALGTTGTPLVGIASAAILLGEPIDMSLAVAAGLIVTGIGLATLGDRILRSQATASG, from the coding sequence ATGAATTCCCTGTCCCCTCGCGCCGCCATCGGCCTGTTCCTCATCGTCGTGCTGGCCTGGGGCGTGAACTGGTCGGTGACGAAGCAGCTCGTCCAGTTCCTTCCACCGTTGTGGACTTCAGCGATCCGGAGCTGGATCGCGTTGGCCGGATTGTTCGTGATCCTCGGACTGAGCAACAATCTGATGATTCCGGAGCGGCGCGACATTCCCGTGGTCCTGAGCGTGGCGCTGCTGCACATGACGATATTTTCGGTCCTGGTCGCGGCCGGGGTGCGCTTCCTGCCTGCGAGCAAGGCCATCGTGCTCGGCTACACCACGCCGCTCTGGGTCGCAATCGCCGCGCCCCTGCTGGGGAAGGATACGCTGACCGCGCCAAGGCTCGCCGGCGCCCTGCTCGGGCTGATCGGCCTTGCCGTGATCCTGAACCCCGCGTCCATCGACTGGACCAATGCGAACGTCGTGCTCGGCGCCGGCATGGTCATCCTGGCCGCGATCTCCTGGGCCGCCAACATCATCTATATCCGCGCGCATCGGTGGATCGCCTCGCCGCTCCAGTTGCTGATCTGGCAGGTGCTCGTGGCGACGATCGTGCTGACAGCGTCGGCGGTGGTCACGGACGGCCTGCCGCATGCGGAATGGTCGTGGAGGCTCGTGCTGCTGTTCCTGTATTCCGGTCTGATCGGGACCGCGCTGGCCTATTGGGCGATGTCGATGGTCAACAAGAGCATCTCGGCCCTGACCACGGCGCTGGGCACCACGGGAACGCCGCTCGTCGGCATCGCCAGCGCCGCGATCCTGCTCGGCGAGCCCATCGATATGAGTCTCGCTGTTGCGGCCGGACTGATCGTCACCGGCATCGGCCTTGCAACGCTGGGCGACCGGATACTGCGAAGTCAGGCCACAGCGAGCGGCTGA
- the paaI gene encoding hydroxyphenylacetyl-CoA thioesterase PaaI produces the protein MNVKAALSPEDIARACAQAMWAEDDASKGLGMEIVEIGPGYATLAMTVRPDMVNGQRIAHGGFIFTLADSAFAFACNSHNERVVAAQGQITFIKPGRLGERLVAKAREIARGGRSGIYDVRVTAGDTVIAEFRGHSRVIPGTWLPAQDQ, from the coding sequence GTGAACGTCAAAGCCGCCCTGTCGCCTGAGGATATCGCCCGCGCCTGTGCTCAGGCGATGTGGGCCGAGGACGATGCGTCCAAAGGTCTCGGCATGGAGATCGTCGAGATCGGCCCCGGTTATGCGACGCTCGCGATGACGGTGCGGCCGGACATGGTCAATGGCCAGCGCATCGCCCACGGCGGCTTCATCTTCACCCTTGCCGATTCCGCGTTCGCCTTTGCCTGCAACTCGCACAATGAGCGCGTCGTGGCGGCGCAGGGGCAGATCACCTTCATCAAGCCCGGCAGGCTCGGCGAGCGCCTCGTAGCGAAGGCGCGGGAGATCGCCCGCGGCGGCCGCTCGGGCATTTACGACGTGCGCGTAACCGCGGGCGATACCGTCATCGCCGAATTCCGCGGGCATTCGCGCGTCATTCCCGGCACGTGGCTGCCGGCGCAAGATCAATAA
- the paaC gene encoding 1,2-phenylacetyl-CoA epoxidase subunit PaaC yields MAVANIQVSETPLVLYALRRADDALILGHRLSEWCGHAPMLEEDMALSNIALDLIGQARELYTYAAKAEGRDNDEDKLAYLRDVRQYRNLLLVEQPNGDFAQTLVRQFFYSAFADLYWRAMMTSRDATLAAIAAKSEKESAYHLRHASEWIIRLGDGTAESHRRAQAAIDHLWAFAGEMFAVDDGERALIHAGVAIDPGTLRGRWLTTLSDVTREATLTLPQNEWMQQGGRSGRHSEHLGHLLSELQSMQRTFPGLTW; encoded by the coding sequence ATGGCGGTCGCCAACATCCAGGTCTCGGAAACGCCGCTGGTGCTCTACGCGCTGCGCCGCGCCGACGATGCGCTGATCCTCGGTCACAGGTTGTCGGAATGGTGCGGTCACGCGCCGATGCTGGAAGAGGACATGGCGCTCTCCAACATCGCGCTCGACCTCATCGGCCAGGCGCGCGAGCTCTACACCTATGCCGCCAAGGCCGAAGGCAGGGACAACGACGAGGACAAGCTCGCTTATCTGCGCGATGTCAGGCAGTACCGCAATCTGCTCCTGGTCGAGCAGCCCAACGGCGACTTTGCCCAGACCCTGGTGCGGCAGTTCTTCTATTCCGCCTTCGCCGACCTCTACTGGCGCGCGATGATGACATCGCGCGATGCGACGCTGGCGGCAATTGCCGCCAAGTCGGAGAAGGAGAGCGCCTATCACCTGCGTCACGCCTCGGAATGGATCATCCGGCTCGGCGACGGTACCGCCGAGAGCCATCGACGGGCGCAGGCCGCGATCGATCATCTCTGGGCCTTCGCCGGCGAGATGTTTGCCGTCGACGACGGCGAGCGCGCCCTGATTCATGCCGGCGTTGCCATCGATCCCGGCACCTTGCGCGGCCGCTGGCTGACGACGCTCTCGGATGTCACCCGTGAAGCGACGCTCACGCTCCCGCAGAACGAGTGGATGCAGCAGGGCGGCCGCTCCGGTCGCCACAGCGAGCATCTTGGCCATCTCCTGTCGGAGCTGCAATCGATGCAGCGAACGTTTCCGGGGCTGACATGGTGA
- the paaE gene encoding 1,2-phenylacetyl-CoA epoxidase subunit PaaE, with protein MSAAAPRFHRLAVSDLRREASDAVSMTFAIPGDLADDYAFAPGQYLTLRTMLDGEEVRRSYSICSGPDDGEIRIAVKKVDGGAFSSWVAEDLKCGDELDVMTPTGRFGAVPAADSARIHVGFAAGSGITPILSIVKGILARERDSRFFLFYGNRTTDNIMFLEALEELKDRFIDRLSIFHVISGEEQDIPILHGRLDGEKVRVLLRSLVPAANVDHVFICGPLGMSEEIEATCRDLGIANDRIHVERFVSEFGGKPRPKKAVAPDAPPKAIASLIIDGKRRDVPVAEDEAILDAALRAGVDLPFACKGGMCSTCRAKLVEGEAPMDINYSLESWELKAGFVLTCQAKPSTERVVVDYDHV; from the coding sequence ATGTCCGCAGCCGCACCGCGCTTCCACCGTCTGGCCGTCAGCGACCTCCGCCGCGAGGCGTCCGACGCCGTCTCGATGACGTTCGCCATTCCCGGCGATCTCGCCGACGACTACGCGTTTGCGCCCGGCCAGTACCTGACGCTGCGCACGATGCTGGACGGCGAGGAGGTGCGCCGTTCCTATTCAATCTGCTCCGGCCCTGATGACGGCGAGATTCGCATCGCCGTGAAGAAGGTCGACGGCGGTGCGTTTTCGAGCTGGGTAGCCGAAGATCTCAAATGCGGCGACGAGCTCGACGTGATGACGCCGACCGGACGCTTCGGCGCGGTCCCGGCGGCAGATAGCGCGCGGATTCATGTCGGCTTCGCCGCGGGCTCCGGCATCACGCCGATCCTGTCGATCGTGAAGGGCATCCTCGCGCGCGAGCGGGACAGCCGTTTCTTCCTGTTCTACGGCAACCGCACGACCGACAACATCATGTTCCTCGAAGCACTCGAGGAGCTCAAGGATCGCTTCATCGATCGCCTCTCGATCTTCCACGTCATCTCGGGCGAGGAGCAGGACATTCCGATCCTGCATGGCCGGCTCGACGGCGAGAAGGTGAGGGTACTACTGCGCTCGCTGGTGCCAGCGGCAAACGTCGATCATGTTTTCATCTGCGGTCCCCTTGGCATGAGCGAGGAGATCGAGGCGACCTGCCGCGACCTCGGCATCGCCAACGACCGCATCCACGTCGAGCGCTTCGTCTCCGAATTTGGCGGCAAGCCGCGACCTAAGAAAGCGGTTGCGCCCGACGCACCGCCGAAGGCGATCGCATCGCTGATCATCGACGGCAAGCGCCGCGACGTGCCGGTCGCCGAGGACGAGGCGATCCTCGATGCCGCGCTACGTGCCGGCGTCGATCTGCCCTTCGCCTGCAAGGGCGGCATGTGCTCGACCTGCCGCGCCAAGCTGGTCGAGGGTGAGGCGCCGATGGACATCAACTATTCGCTGGAATCGTGGGAGCTGAAGGCCGGTTTTGTTCTCACCTGCCAGGCCAAGCCGTCCACGGAGCGCGTCGTCGTCGATTACGACCATGTTTGA
- a CDS encoding PLP-dependent aminotransferase family protein: MIAGLIDLRRADEEGLARQLTGQLRSLIASGRLGRGRALPSSRRLASDLGVSRNTVTYAFEQLAAEGYLAASHGRRPVVTVDGAERIDAAGASALRPRSGKPRLSPWASKLGQTDWPMSYLAPLKPLRPGHGDAREFPNDIWGRCLRRSAIGAARRELGPVNRPRLREALAHYLATNRGVRATAGQILILPSAQAALMLIAAVVITPGDEVWVEDPGYPGAAAAFRASGARVTGIRLDEQGMQRMPEHAAPTLIFMTPSHQHPTGRLMSLARRTEFLRASRPGRTWIVEDDYDGEFHYDSRPVPALQGLDAHGRVFYVGTFSKAMTSDIRLGYLVVPPALVSTLEIAQRHIGLIASSHIQEALAEFIADGHFLAHLRRMRRLYHARRDHLVAGLERHLGDVLTVEVPSGGIQLVARLKRGRADQAAVKRLVEAGVVTRAISSLALGKPRDHGLLLGFAAWRENEISAAVRTMASCF; this comes from the coding sequence ATGATCGCGGGCCTGATCGACCTGAGGCGGGCCGACGAGGAGGGATTGGCGAGGCAGCTGACGGGGCAGCTCCGAAGCCTGATTGCGAGCGGTCGCCTCGGCAGGGGCCGTGCGCTGCCGTCGAGCCGCCGGCTCGCGAGCGATCTCGGCGTGTCCCGCAACACCGTCACCTACGCGTTCGAGCAGCTCGCCGCGGAGGGGTATTTGGCAGCGTCGCACGGGCGGCGCCCGGTCGTGACCGTCGACGGCGCCGAGCGGATCGATGCAGCAGGGGCATCTGCATTGCGTCCGCGCTCCGGTAAGCCGCGGCTCTCGCCCTGGGCCTCAAAGCTCGGGCAGACGGACTGGCCGATGTCTTATCTGGCGCCGTTAAAGCCGTTGCGTCCGGGGCATGGCGATGCAAGGGAGTTTCCGAACGACATCTGGGGACGCTGCCTGCGCCGCAGTGCCATAGGAGCAGCCAGGCGCGAGCTCGGACCGGTGAACCGGCCGCGCCTGCGCGAGGCGCTGGCGCATTACCTCGCGACCAACCGAGGCGTTCGCGCCACGGCTGGCCAGATCCTGATCCTGCCGAGCGCGCAGGCGGCGCTCATGTTGATCGCGGCTGTCGTCATCACGCCCGGCGATGAGGTCTGGGTCGAGGATCCCGGCTATCCCGGTGCCGCGGCGGCCTTCCGTGCGTCTGGCGCGCGCGTGACCGGCATCAGGCTGGACGAGCAGGGCATGCAGCGGATGCCGGAGCACGCAGCGCCAACACTGATCTTCATGACGCCGTCGCACCAGCATCCGACCGGGCGCCTGATGTCGCTGGCCCGTCGCACCGAGTTTCTCAGGGCAAGCAGGCCCGGCAGGACCTGGATCGTGGAGGACGACTACGACGGCGAATTCCATTACGACAGCCGGCCGGTGCCGGCGTTGCAGGGCCTCGATGCACACGGCCGCGTGTTCTATGTCGGCACCTTCTCGAAGGCGATGACATCGGACATCCGGCTCGGCTATCTCGTCGTGCCGCCGGCACTGGTCAGTACGCTGGAGATCGCGCAGCGACATATCGGGCTGATCGCGTCCAGCCACATCCAGGAGGCGTTGGCCGAGTTCATCGCCGACGGGCATTTCCTCGCGCATCTGCGCCGGATGCGCCGGCTCTATCACGCGCGCCGCGATCATCTCGTCGCGGGGCTGGAGCGCCATCTCGGCGATGTGCTCACGGTCGAGGTGCCCTCGGGCGGCATCCAGCTCGTGGCGCGTCTCAAACGCGGTCGTGCCGATCAGGCAGCAGTCAAACGGCTGGTCGAGGCGGGCGTTGTCACGCGAGCCATATCCAGCCTGGCGCTCGGCAAGCCGCGCGATCACGGCCTGCTGCTCGGCTTTGCGGCGTGGCGCGAGAACGAGATCAGCGCGGCGGTGCGGACGATGGCGTCGTGCTTCTAG
- the paaB gene encoding 1,2-phenylacetyl-CoA epoxidase subunit PaaB, producing MATPNTPLWEVFIRSRNGLAHKHVGSLHASDATMALQAARDIYTRRGEGLSIWVVPSTAITASDPAEKGMMFEPAESKIYRHPTFYEVPEEVGHM from the coding sequence ATGGCCACGCCGAACACGCCGCTGTGGGAAGTCTTCATTCGCAGCCGCAACGGGCTCGCGCACAAACATGTGGGATCGCTGCATGCGAGCGACGCGACGATGGCGCTGCAGGCAGCCCGCGACATCTACACCCGTCGCGGCGAAGGCCTGTCGATCTGGGTCGTGCCGTCCACCGCGATCACCGCGAGCGATCCCGCCGAGAAGGGCATGATGTTCGAGCCGGCGGAATCCAAGATCTACCGGCATCCGACGTTCTATGAAGTGCCGGAAGAAGTGGGGCATATGTGA